One Candidatus Symbiobacter mobilis CR genomic window, CGGCTGAGCCACGTCCTCGTCAGCGAGCCGTTCGAATCGAGTTACGACTTTTTCTACCCCACGCCCTATAGCCGTGTTTTGAGGCTGCTCAATAACCAGTTGGCCGACAGCGTAAACGCCCAGGTCACGCTGGCGAATATCCCTTTCGTCAGCCTGCGCCATGGGCTGCCATCCGCGTTGTTGGCAGGCACGGCCAGCTTCAATGACACCGTCGAGGCCGCCATTGCCGCATTGGCCCCACCCCGGCTGCGGCTGCATTTGCGCGGCCAATACATCGTCGCAGGCACAACCCGCATTGCGCTACCGCCTGCGGAACTGGCGCTGCTGGCCGTTTTTGCGCGCCGTGCGGAAATGGGCAAAGAACCCCTGCCCGCACCCGCAAAGGGTGTTCCAGACAAAGACTGGGCAACGATCTACCTGCGCGAATACCGCCGCATCACCGGCAACGATGCCGAAAACCAAGACCCCACGCACCGCGCATTGCGCAAAGGTATGGACGGTGAGTACTTCAGCATCCACAAATCGAGGCTGCACAAAACACTCAAGAACACATTGGGGCCGAGCGCCAATGCCTATCTGATCGCCGACGGCGGCACCCGCCCCCGCCTTTACCAATTGGCATTGAATGCGGATGCGATTGCATTTGAGGAAACAGTGGTGTAGGAAGGCAACGGAAAGTCGAATGACATTCCATGAAAAAATATGCACTGTATAAATTACAAGTTTGGTCAAAGCGCAAATTCATAGCATTTACTGAAAGATGGGTTCTGAAACAGCGCCCCAACAATAAATATTTGATCAACATACCCTATCACATCCAAACCAACAAACAATAGTCAATATTCTGCTATCCATTATGGCAAATACTTATTTGATTGTTACGTATTCAGAAAAAGATGCCGCCAAAGCGCTTGGCGCAAAATGGGACAGTGTGCAAAGATCATGGTATGTACCTGAAGGCCGTGAACTGGCTCCATTTTCGCAATGGCTACCCAAAGATGGGGTTGCGACCAAAGCAACAATACAAAATAATGCAGTAGAGAATCGGGATCATAGTGAGCTGGCAGCCCCTGCCACGCGGGGTATATCTCTTTCTGCATTATTGGGAGGAGTTTCTACAATCGTTTCACGTGCTTACCAAACTGGCGTGTGGGTCATGGTGGAAGTGGAAGAGTTGTATACAGTCAGTGGTCACATTTATCTTGGTGTTTCGGAACGGGACCACAACGGTGGTGTATTAGCCAAGTCCCAAGCTGTAATCTGGCAACGTACTGCACAAACAATCCTGCCAAAATTTCAGAGCGACACGGGAATCCAGTTTGCACCTGGAATGAAGATTCTGGTTCGCGGACGGCCAATATATCATCAACGCTATGGCTTTACTATCACTATTGATAATATTGACTCAGAATATACGCTAGGTGAACTAGCAGCCAAAAAGAGGAAAATCCGTGAACGCCTGAAAACAGAGGGTGTTTTTACTGCAAATAAGCAACTTCCTTATCCATGGGATTTCAATGTAGTCTTGGTTATTGCTCCTGCTGGTGGCGCAGGTTTGGGCGACTTCCAAGCAGAAGCAGAACGACTCGAACAATTCGGTATTTGCCATTTTGACTATATTTATAGCCGGTTTCAAGGCGAAGGTGCTGCCAGAGAAATTTGTGATAAATTGCAAAAGGCAATGTCGATTTATATTAGTCAAAATAACACATTGCCCGATGCTGTTGTAATTATTCGTGGCGGTGGCCCGGTCAACGACATCGCATGGCTCAATGACTATGACTTGGCTAGATATATTTGCGATTTGCCAGTACCAGCTTTGACAGGGATTGGCCATGAACGTGACAGTACAGTGCTGGATGAAGTAGCAAACTGTAAGTACGATACTCCTTCTAAAGTTATTGCAGGCATCGAACAGACTATTAAACAAAGAACCTCGGATGCAAAAATCATATTTGAACAACTTATCAATACTGGAATAAGATACATACAAGAATCAAAGTTAAATACGACACTCTTGGATACTGAAGTCCGTAGAAATGCAATGCAGCAACTTACCCAAGGTCGTAAAACTACTTTGGCGTTGATCAACGAAATGAAACTGAATGCATTGAATGAAATCCGTATTGCTTCAGATCTTTCTGCTGGTGCCCTGCAGTTTATAAAAACAGAAGCAAAAGTCCATGTACAGCAAGCAAAACAATCTGTGCCTACCCTCTGGAATCAAATCGTCAATGATGCCAACCATAGCCTGAAAGCAGCATCGGCTTCGACTTTTATGATGGCTACTACCGTGCTGGACAACGCACGTATCGAAGCTGC contains:
- the csm6 gene encoding CRISPR-associated ring nuclease Csm6 — protein: MNSYDPHQPAGYPRRVLIAVSGLSPQIVTETIYALAADQDEAFVPTEVHLLTTATGAQRAELSLLSEDLGWFHKLQADFHLPGIAFDRSHIHVMRDAQGKPLGDIRTPADNQAAADFITAQVRAFTADDACALHASIAGGRKTMGFYLGYALSLYGRAQDRLSHVLVSEPFESSYDFFYPTPYSRVLRLLNNQLADSVNAQVTLANIPFVSLRHGLPSALLAGTASFNDTVEAAIAALAPPRLRLHLRGQYIVAGTTRIALPPAELALLAVFARRAEMGKEPLPAPAKGVPDKDWATIYLREYRRITGNDAENQDPTHRALRKGMDGEYFSIHKSRLHKTLKNTLGPSANAYLIADGGTRPRLYQLALNADAIAFEETVV
- the xseA gene encoding exodeoxyribonuclease VII large subunit, which produces MANTYLIVTYSEKDAAKALGAKWDSVQRSWYVPEGRELAPFSQWLPKDGVATKATIQNNAVENRDHSELAAPATRGISLSALLGGVSTIVSRAYQTGVWVMVEVEELYTVSGHIYLGVSERDHNGGVLAKSQAVIWQRTAQTILPKFQSDTGIQFAPGMKILVRGRPIYHQRYGFTITIDNIDSEYTLGELAAKKRKIRERLKTEGVFTANKQLPYPWDFNVVLVIAPAGGAGLGDFQAEAERLEQFGICHFDYIYSRFQGEGAAREICDKLQKAMSIYISQNNTLPDAVVIIRGGGPVNDIAWLNDYDLARYICDLPVPALTGIGHERDSTVLDEVANCKYDTPSKVIAGIEQTIKQRTSDAKIIFEQLINTGIRYIQESKLNTTLLDTEVRRNAMQQLTQGRKTTLALINEMKLNALNEIRIASDLSAGALQFIKTEAKVHVQQAKQSVPTLWNQIVNDANHSLKAASASTFMMATTVLDNARIEAAIARNVTKDSMEIIGTSAKQIVQSAKNDSKALMREIVGQGPEKTLKRGFAIIRNQEGKPITRAAQTVTGSTIEIQFIDANVSANIDQ